From the genome of Flavobacterium luteolum, one region includes:
- a CDS encoding acyl-CoA dehydrogenase family protein — protein MADTIQKNVTRGGQFLVKETKCEDIFTPEDFSEEQLMMRDSVKEFVDKELWAHKDRFEKKDYAYTESSMRKAGELGLLGVAVPEEYGGLGMGFVSTMLVCDYISGATGSFSTAFGAHTGIGTMPITLYGTEEQKKKYVPKLASGEWFGAYCLTEPGAGSDANSGKTKAVLSDDGKYYSITGQKMWISNAGFCSVFIVFARIGDDKNITGFIVENDPSNGISMNEEEHKLGIRASSTRQVFFNETKVPVENMLSERGNGFKIAMNALNVGRIKLAAACLDAQRRVTSGAVKYANERIQFNTSISSFGAIRSKLAEMATNAYAGESASYRAAKDIEDRIAAREAEGTSHQEAELKGVEEYAIECSILKVAVSEDVQSCSDEGIQIFGGMGFSEDTPMESAWRDARIARIYEGTNEINRMLSVGMLIKKAMKGHVDLLGPAMKVQEELMGIPSFDTPDFSELFSEEKGIIANLKKVFLMVAGSAVQKYGPELDAHQQLLMAASDILIEIYMAESTILRTEKLAKAQGEDKVQEQIAMAKLYLYKAVDIVNLRGKEGIASFAEGDEQRMMLMGLKRFTKYTNLPNVVALREKIAAKLVAEDTYCF, from the coding sequence ATGGCAGATACAATCCAAAAAAACGTGACTCGTGGTGGTCAGTTTTTAGTTAAAGAAACAAAATGCGAGGACATCTTCACACCAGAAGATTTCTCTGAAGAGCAGTTAATGATGCGTGACTCTGTAAAAGAGTTCGTAGACAAAGAATTATGGGCACACAAAGATCGTTTTGAGAAAAAAGATTATGCCTATACTGAATCATCTATGCGTAAAGCTGGTGAACTTGGACTTCTAGGGGTTGCGGTTCCTGAGGAATACGGCGGATTAGGAATGGGATTCGTATCTACAATGTTAGTTTGTGATTACATTTCTGGCGCTACAGGATCGTTCTCAACTGCTTTTGGTGCTCATACAGGTATTGGAACTATGCCAATTACGCTTTATGGTACTGAAGAACAAAAGAAAAAATATGTTCCTAAATTGGCTTCTGGAGAATGGTTTGGAGCTTATTGCTTAACTGAGCCAGGTGCAGGATCTGATGCTAACTCAGGAAAAACAAAAGCAGTTTTATCTGATGATGGAAAATACTACTCTATTACAGGACAAAAAATGTGGATTTCGAATGCAGGTTTCTGCAGCGTTTTCATCGTTTTTGCTCGTATTGGAGATGATAAAAACATAACAGGTTTCATCGTAGAAAATGATCCGTCTAACGGAATTTCTATGAATGAAGAAGAACATAAATTAGGAATCCGTGCTTCTTCTACTCGTCAAGTTTTCTTCAACGAAACAAAAGTTCCAGTTGAAAACATGTTATCTGAAAGAGGAAACGGTTTCAAAATTGCAATGAATGCTTTGAATGTTGGTCGTATTAAACTAGCTGCAGCATGTCTTGATGCTCAAAGAAGAGTTACTTCTGGAGCTGTAAAATATGCTAACGAAAGAATTCAGTTCAATACTTCTATCTCCTCTTTTGGAGCTATCCGTTCTAAATTAGCTGAAATGGCAACTAATGCTTACGCTGGAGAAAGTGCTTCTTACCGTGCTGCAAAAGATATCGAAGACAGAATCGCTGCTCGTGAAGCAGAAGGAACTTCTCATCAAGAAGCTGAATTGAAAGGTGTTGAAGAATATGCTATCGAGTGTTCTATCTTGAAAGTAGCGGTTTCTGAGGACGTTCAATCTTGTTCTGACGAAGGAATCCAGATTTTTGGTGGAATGGGATTCTCTGAAGACACTCCAATGGAAAGTGCTTGGAGAGATGCTCGTATCGCTCGTATTTACGAAGGTACAAACGAAATCAACAGAATGCTTTCTGTAGGTATGTTGATCAAAAAAGCAATGAAAGGACACGTTGATTTACTTGGACCAGCAATGAAAGTTCAAGAAGAATTAATGGGAATTCCATCTTTTGATACTCCAGATTTCTCTGAATTATTCTCTGAAGAAAAAGGAATTATTGCTAACCTTAAGAAAGTTTTCTTAATGGTAGCAGGAAGCGCTGTTCAAAAATACGGTCCAGAACTAGATGCTCACCAACAATTATTAATGGCAGCTTCTGATATCTTGATCGAGATCTACATGGCTGAAAGTACAATTTTGAGAACTGAAAAATTAGCAAAAGCTCAAGGCGAAGATAAAGTTCAGGAGCAAATCGCTATGGCAAAATTATACTTATACAAAGCTGTAGATATCGTAAACTTAAGAGGAAAAGAAGGAATCGCTTCTTTCGCTGAAGGTGACGAACAAAGAATGATGTTAATGGGATTGAAACGTTTTACAAAATACACAAACTTGCCAAACGTTGTCGCATTAAGAGAAAAAATCGCAGCAAAATTAGTAGCAGAAGATACTTACTGCTTCTAA
- a CDS encoding glycoside hydrolase family 18 protein — protein sequence MKQTNLIASFLLCFCISVTFAQKNKKMDIIAYYTGDSQLIDQYEVGKLNQIIFSFCHLKEGKLSVDSAKDSLTIKHLVSLKAKNPQLKIVLSLGGWGGCEPCSEAFSTAEGRLKFAKSVKEVSDYFKVDGLDLDWEYPSIEGLPGHLYQAADKPNFTELLKILRSTLGKKYELSFAAGGFQKCLDESIDWKAVAPYVNRINIMSYDLVNGYSKVTGHHTPLYSTNPKEESTDRAVEFLLKAGVPAEKLVIGGAFYTRQWKNVENINNGLYQAGEHFQGVDFKNYATTYTEANGWKYFYDEKAQAPYWYNASTKTFATSDDLKSIKAKAEYAKAKKLGGIMFWELTLDSFRDGMVNEIYKVKTEK from the coding sequence ATGAAACAAACTAACCTAATTGCATCATTTTTATTGTGCTTTTGTATCAGTGTTACTTTCGCACAAAAGAATAAAAAAATGGACATTATTGCCTATTACACTGGCGATTCTCAACTTATTGATCAATACGAAGTTGGAAAATTGAACCAGATTATTTTTAGTTTTTGTCATTTAAAAGAAGGCAAACTAAGTGTCGATTCAGCAAAAGATTCTCTTACAATCAAACATTTAGTTTCGCTAAAAGCGAAAAATCCGCAACTTAAGATTGTTTTATCACTTGGTGGCTGGGGAGGTTGCGAACCTTGTTCAGAAGCTTTTTCTACTGCAGAAGGGCGCTTAAAATTTGCAAAATCTGTAAAAGAAGTAAGTGACTATTTTAAAGTTGATGGTTTAGATTTAGATTGGGAGTATCCATCAATTGAAGGACTTCCAGGTCATTTATATCAAGCTGCTGATAAACCTAATTTTACAGAACTTCTTAAAATTTTACGTTCAACATTAGGAAAAAAATATGAACTAAGTTTTGCAGCTGGAGGTTTTCAAAAATGTTTAGACGAGTCTATCGACTGGAAAGCTGTTGCTCCTTATGTAAACCGCATCAATATTATGAGTTACGATTTAGTAAACGGATATTCAAAAGTTACAGGACATCACACTCCATTATACAGCACAAATCCGAAAGAAGAATCTACTGATAGAGCTGTTGAATTTTTATTAAAAGCTGGTGTTCCTGCTGAAAAACTAGTAATTGGAGGCGCATTTTATACTAGACAATGGAAAAACGTAGAAAACATCAATAACGGATTATATCAAGCTGGAGAACACTTTCAAGGTGTTGATTTTAAAAACTACGCTACAACCTACACAGAAGCAAACGGCTGGAAATATTTTTATGATGAAAAAGCTCAAGCACCATATTGGTACAACGCTTCCACGAAAACTTTTGCAACATCAGATGATTTAAAATCGATCAAAGCAAAAGCTGAATACGCAAAAGCAAAAAAATTAGGCGGAATTATGTTTTGGGAACTTACTTTAGATAGTTTCCGCGACGGAATGGTAAATGAGATTTACAAAGTCAAAACTGAAAAATAA
- a CDS encoding mechanosensitive ion channel family protein, translated as MTFFNKTRYVFFHLKNTAQKLTLKVFITICLLHNFTTHSQSNLTKDSIGLNKGKIENLLKLDETNSNDLFKENQTHRQRALLFDAIAKNIQSADLILKTGIDYKGFTSELDYVIKLKKTAIDGIIKNKNDFQTLRNITVTSVMLTELQTRVDLQLEKIQKNNLELSQIQSTIDSLTIKKALFILPKDSLRKSLYYERYSEMNSQVKKLNVRFKNALDSISKLQILASKFKYDLQNDIIETDNIRKNEFENLFHSDGQVFKTSSNKMSFYDSFFYSFFKEFVILAFFISNHFNTLTLMLLLAIALIVYLLFLKNKYKHEGIYNQIEFSKRIFKHPVACAILISFTLFNFFFVYPPFAFTALIWLISIIALNVVNKEFFNAKDKFIWRVFVLLFLLTLYDNNILIHSVKEVFLILILAIASTLFSIYNLKNNKNHLNPLFKYSLYALIVFETASVLFIVIGQNYNLGKLLMVNGIITVLMYYLFSNAYRLLADIINYSNLIRERNEEGQLAINKLEHITFNRTQNILFLISWIITVGKNSYFFHTILDPVIDFFYERRTIGDINYSYDSIVIFFFIIFISVVIAKIVAFLTSNSIGTSDTNKKNKLGSWLILIQIIIFSIGISLAFISSGIPVDRLTIIISALGVGIGFGLQTLVNNLVSGLIIAFEKPVNIDDTIDIGGQTVKMKSIGIRSSVVATFDGADVIIPNGDLLSQHLTNWTLSNNKKRTDISIGVAYGSNLEEVKNLLNEILKNHSLVLQNPAPIIWFKEFNSSSIDIIIKFWVNHISMANDVKSDLIISIDKAFRENKIEIPFPQQDIYIKQINSKESEDKSDI; from the coding sequence ATGACATTTTTCAATAAAACGCGTTATGTTTTTTTCCATCTAAAGAATACTGCACAAAAACTGACTTTAAAAGTCTTTATTACAATATGCCTTCTACATAATTTCACCACTCATTCACAATCCAATTTAACTAAAGATTCTATTGGCTTAAACAAAGGTAAAATAGAAAATTTACTGAAATTAGATGAAACCAACAGCAATGATCTTTTTAAAGAAAATCAAACCCATAGACAGCGTGCTTTATTGTTTGATGCCATTGCAAAAAATATCCAAAGTGCCGATCTTATTCTAAAAACTGGAATTGACTATAAAGGTTTTACCTCAGAATTAGATTATGTCATCAAATTAAAAAAAACTGCAATTGATGGTATAATCAAAAATAAAAATGATTTTCAGACCCTGAGAAACATTACAGTTACCTCTGTTATGCTAACAGAATTGCAGACAAGAGTTGATCTTCAGCTCGAAAAAATCCAAAAAAACAATTTAGAACTGAGTCAAATACAAAGTACCATTGATTCTCTCACCATAAAAAAAGCGCTTTTTATATTACCGAAAGATTCTTTAAGAAAATCATTGTATTATGAACGTTATTCTGAAATGAATTCTCAGGTTAAAAAATTAAATGTAAGATTTAAAAACGCATTAGACAGCATCAGTAAACTACAGATTCTTGCCAGTAAATTTAAATATGATTTACAAAATGATATAATTGAAACTGATAATATCAGAAAAAATGAATTTGAAAATCTGTTCCATTCTGACGGACAAGTTTTTAAAACCAGTTCCAACAAAATGTCTTTTTATGATTCCTTTTTTTATTCCTTTTTTAAAGAATTTGTAATATTAGCCTTTTTCATATCAAATCATTTTAATACTCTTACCTTAATGCTATTGCTTGCAATTGCATTGATTGTTTATCTTTTGTTTCTCAAAAACAAATACAAACATGAAGGCATCTACAATCAGATTGAATTTTCTAAGCGTATTTTTAAACATCCTGTAGCCTGCGCTATATTAATTTCCTTTACGCTGTTTAATTTTTTCTTTGTTTATCCACCTTTTGCTTTTACTGCTTTAATTTGGCTTATTTCAATCATTGCCCTCAACGTAGTCAACAAAGAGTTTTTCAACGCCAAGGATAAATTTATTTGGAGAGTCTTTGTTTTACTATTCCTTCTTACTTTATACGACAATAATATTTTAATCCATTCGGTAAAAGAGGTTTTTCTCATTCTGATTTTAGCCATTGCATCTACACTGTTTAGCATTTACAATTTAAAAAACAATAAAAATCACCTAAATCCTCTTTTCAAATACAGTTTGTATGCATTAATCGTTTTTGAAACCGCTTCTGTGCTCTTTATTGTAATTGGCCAAAATTATAACTTAGGAAAATTGCTGATGGTAAACGGAATCATAACCGTTTTAATGTATTATCTGTTTTCAAACGCTTATCGATTACTGGCTGACATTATAAATTATTCGAATCTTATACGCGAAAGAAACGAAGAAGGCCAACTTGCAATAAATAAACTGGAACACATTACTTTTAATAGAACTCAAAATATATTATTCCTTATAAGCTGGATTATAACAGTCGGAAAAAACTCTTATTTTTTCCATACAATACTCGATCCTGTAATTGATTTTTTCTACGAGCGCAGAACCATTGGCGATATTAATTATTCTTACGACAGCATTGTAATTTTCTTCTTTATTATTTTTATTTCGGTAGTTATAGCAAAAATTGTCGCTTTTCTCACAAGCAATTCAATTGGCACTTCTGATACAAACAAAAAAAACAAGCTGGGAAGCTGGCTAATATTAATTCAGATTATCATTTTTAGCATTGGAATTAGCCTTGCTTTTATCTCTTCTGGAATTCCTGTTGACCGCTTAACAATCATCATTAGTGCATTAGGAGTCGGAATCGGGTTTGGTCTTCAAACATTAGTTAATAATTTGGTAAGCGGACTTATTATTGCTTTTGAAAAGCCTGTCAATATTGACGATACTATAGATATTGGTGGTCAGACTGTAAAAATGAAATCAATTGGAATAAGAAGCAGCGTTGTTGCCACATTTGACGGTGCCGACGTAATTATACCAAATGGCGATTTATTAAGCCAACACTTAACTAATTGGACTTTATCAAATAATAAAAAAAGAACCGATATTTCCATTGGCGTAGCCTACGGTTCTAATCTAGAAGAAGTGAAAAATTTATTAAATGAAATACTAAAAAATCATTCTTTAGTTTTACAAAATCCCGCTCCTATTATTTGGTTTAAAGAATTTAATTCTAGTTCAATTGATATTATAATTAAATTTTGGGTAAACCATATCAGCATGGCAAATGATGTAAAAAGTGATCTAATAATTTCGATTGATAAAGCTTTTAGAGAAAACAAGATCGAAATTCCATTTCCTCAACAAGACATTTACATCAAGCAAATTAACTCAAAAGAATCAGAGGATAAATCGGATATTTAA
- a CDS encoding transporter: MVRIFLWLLKWQFSILFFFFGVFSVFGQDLEPRVYANVPKGLNVIAAGYVFMNGNVLTDPSLPIKDFTLQSHNMAVNYIRTFGMADKLARIQVALPFTFMDGSAVISDQLVTGSRTGFADMKVRFGINLLGSPALDKSEFRSFEQKTILGVSLVTSVPTGRYYGDKQVNIGTNRWAFKPEIGVSKRFAHVYAEAYGGMWFYTDNNDYLGKKLEQKPTYSLQAHASYYFKNQMWVGFNTTWFFGGRTITDGVSDDSQIDNWRVGGTFSTPIAKGQSVRFQYHIGAYTNNGLNYYALSAVYQYSFF; the protein is encoded by the coding sequence ATGGTAAGAATCTTTCTTTGGTTATTAAAGTGGCAGTTTTCGATTTTATTTTTCTTTTTTGGTGTGTTCAGCGTATTTGGTCAGGATTTGGAACCCAGAGTGTATGCAAATGTTCCTAAAGGTTTAAATGTAATTGCTGCAGGTTATGTTTTTATGAACGGAAATGTGCTGACAGATCCTTCTCTACCCATAAAAGATTTTACGCTTCAAAGCCACAATATGGCTGTAAATTATATCAGAACTTTTGGTATGGCAGATAAACTGGCTCGTATACAGGTAGCGCTACCTTTTACGTTTATGGATGGATCTGCTGTAATTAGTGATCAGCTGGTTACTGGCTCAAGAACTGGTTTTGCAGATATGAAAGTGCGTTTCGGAATTAATTTGCTAGGTTCTCCTGCACTTGATAAATCTGAATTTAGAAGTTTTGAGCAAAAAACAATTCTTGGAGTCAGTTTGGTTACTTCAGTTCCAACAGGAAGATATTATGGCGATAAACAAGTAAACATTGGAACAAATCGCTGGGCTTTTAAACCCGAAATAGGGGTATCGAAACGGTTTGCTCATGTTTATGCCGAAGCCTATGGCGGGATGTGGTTTTATACGGATAATAATGATTATTTAGGAAAAAAATTAGAGCAAAAACCAACCTATAGCCTTCAGGCGCATGCAAGCTATTATTTTAAAAACCAAATGTGGGTTGGCTTCAATACGACTTGGTTTTTTGGAGGTCGAACTATTACTGATGGAGTTTCAGATGATAGCCAGATTGATAACTGGCGAGTAGGAGGAACTTTTTCTACTCCAATTGCCAAAGGGCAGTCGGTCAGATTTCAATATCATATCGGAGCTTATACCAACAACGGACTAAATTATTATGCCTTATCAGCAGTTTATCAATATTCTTTCTTTTAA
- a CDS encoding DUF4251 domain-containing protein: MKTTMSVLLFLIVINFSVYGQEKTKKELKQERELKKQNEIKALIDSRNFVFEAQKTTPQGGRLIQLDYNTYFLKFKVDSTTCDLPFFGRGYNVGYNTDGGIKFEGKPQNIRVESKKNNTILKATVRGKSDVYDLTFSIFYNGSTTLSVSSNNRGPISYDGVIYAPKTAEKQ; encoded by the coding sequence ATGAAAACTACGATGTCTGTTTTACTGTTTTTGATTGTAATTAACTTTTCGGTTTATGGACAGGAAAAAACAAAAAAAGAACTTAAGCAAGAAAGAGAACTCAAGAAACAAAATGAAATTAAAGCGCTTATAGATAGTCGGAATTTTGTTTTTGAAGCTCAAAAAACAACGCCTCAAGGCGGGAGATTAATTCAGCTAGATTATAATACTTATTTTTTAAAGTTTAAAGTTGATAGCACAACTTGCGATCTTCCCTTTTTTGGACGTGGTTATAATGTAGGCTATAATACCGATGGAGGTATAAAATTTGAAGGGAAGCCGCAGAATATTAGAGTCGAAAGTAAAAAGAATAATACCATTCTAAAGGCAACAGTAAGAGGTAAAAGTGATGTCTACGATTTAACCTTTTCTATATTCTATAATGGTAGTACAACACTTTCTGTGAGTAGCAATAATAGAGGTCCAATTAGTTATGATGGAGTAATATATGCTCCAAAAACAGCAGAGAAACAATGA
- a CDS encoding META domain-containing protein, with protein MMKKIITLVFFSSFLISCKCAKTDAVSKLDGNWELNYISGPRIAFDGLYPNKKPTIQFDTKTNQISGNASCNSYTGKLVVDGNKIDFTQPMAVTKMMCLDGLQGEQTYLSTLQKITSYDVTDDGKTLNFISGDIAMMRFTKK; from the coding sequence ATGATGAAAAAGATTATTACCCTCGTTTTTTTTAGTTCGTTTTTAATTTCCTGCAAATGCGCAAAAACGGATGCAGTTTCTAAGCTTGATGGAAATTGGGAACTGAATTACATTTCTGGACCACGAATTGCTTTTGATGGATTATATCCAAATAAAAAACCAACCATACAATTTGATACCAAAACAAATCAGATTTCTGGTAACGCAAGCTGTAATTCATACACAGGAAAATTGGTTGTTGATGGCAACAAAATTGATTTTACGCAACCAATGGCAGTAACAAAAATGATGTGTCTGGATGGATTGCAAGGTGAACAAACTTATTTGAGTACGCTTCAAAAAATAACTTCTTACGATGTAACTGATGATGGTAAGACCTTGAATTTTATTTCTGGAGATATTGCCATGATGCGTTTTACTAAAAAATAG
- a CDS encoding superoxide dismutase family protein gives MKKLIVSFAIITALIIGCKTNNKSNDAKTLTVALEPKSNSKVAGTATFVEKNGKVTFTAKITGLEPGVHAIHIHEKADCSSADGSSAGGHWNPTFKKHGKWGVGEYHKGDIGNFTADAKGNGSITLTTDEWCVGCGDSNKDVLGKGLIVHAGTDDFTTQPTGNAGGRVACAGIIK, from the coding sequence ATGAAAAAACTAATTGTTTCTTTCGCTATAATTACAGCCTTAATCATTGGCTGTAAAACAAATAACAAATCAAATGACGCTAAAACTCTGACTGTTGCATTAGAACCAAAAAGCAACAGCAAAGTAGCCGGAACTGCTACTTTTGTTGAGAAAAATGGTAAAGTAACTTTTACAGCAAAAATTACTGGATTAGAACCTGGAGTTCACGCAATTCACATTCATGAAAAAGCAGATTGTAGTTCTGCAGACGGAAGTTCTGCTGGAGGACACTGGAATCCAACTTTCAAAAAACATGGAAAATGGGGAGTTGGGGAATATCATAAAGGTGATATTGGAAACTTTACCGCTGATGCAAAAGGTAACGGATCTATCACTTTAACTACTGACGAATGGTGCGTTGGATGTGGAGATTCTAATAAAGATGTTCTTGGCAAAGGTTTAATTGTGCATGCCGGAACAGACGATTTTACAACTCAGCCAACTGGAAATGCTGGAGGAAGAGTTGCCTGCGCAGGAATCATCAAATAA
- a CDS encoding LETM1-related biofilm-associated protein, with protein MINPSAPGWIDKFFSEQKFSEAIPFETVDSFYYKVRETGFIYGHIIAIDSQVPIPIKGWFKTEISKVALLNTLYHVFCLEKRNSEPKNFISEALKFYKQMNPEGFNLFKILLPKDTPSLSLENIIDQRVQTNDSIISKNFSHLVTNALLFIDVLAFRQYLEHGEIPEKYLKRIEETVLGIVGLALKTKTVKSQHDDLLIKLFEASIRYSKFSKVTVETLETLQLDYFKNELEHYYLIDMAGMALWSDGVVENEESYFLYALGSTMGVSDDFVTKSMDTTNTFITTHKKKIPYFNYSNPVKHFYDQMTHSVVKLIIRNKNRLIKEIVQSKELMVLLAYSTTRDLDAKEKKKVKKQLLDICKTIPSLTIFLLPGGSLLLPILIKFIPTMLPSAFNENLDENE; from the coding sequence ATGATTAACCCATCAGCACCAGGCTGGATCGATAAATTTTTTAGTGAACAGAAGTTTTCAGAAGCTATTCCTTTTGAAACTGTAGATTCGTTTTACTATAAAGTAAGAGAAACGGGATTTATTTACGGACATATTATCGCTATAGATTCGCAAGTTCCTATTCCGATAAAAGGCTGGTTTAAAACCGAAATTTCAAAAGTCGCTTTACTTAATACTCTATATCATGTTTTTTGCTTAGAGAAAAGAAATTCGGAACCTAAAAATTTTATTTCTGAAGCTTTAAAGTTCTACAAGCAAATGAATCCAGAAGGATTTAATTTATTTAAAATTTTATTGCCAAAAGATACTCCTTCTCTATCTCTAGAAAACATTATTGACCAGAGAGTTCAAACCAATGATAGCATTATCAGCAAAAACTTCTCACATTTGGTAACCAATGCGTTATTGTTTATTGATGTTTTGGCCTTTAGACAATATTTGGAGCATGGAGAAATTCCTGAAAAATATTTAAAAAGAATTGAAGAAACGGTTCTCGGAATTGTTGGTTTGGCTTTAAAAACTAAAACTGTAAAATCACAGCACGACGATCTTTTAATCAAACTTTTTGAAGCTTCTATACGCTATTCCAAATTTTCAAAAGTTACTGTTGAAACTTTAGAAACTTTACAGCTTGATTATTTTAAAAATGAATTAGAGCATTATTATCTAATTGACATGGCTGGAATGGCTTTATGGAGTGATGGTGTTGTAGAAAATGAAGAATCGTATTTTTTATATGCCTTAGGGTCAACAATGGGAGTTTCTGATGATTTTGTAACGAAAAGCATGGATACAACCAATACTTTTATCACAACACATAAAAAGAAGATTCCATACTTTAATTATTCGAATCCTGTTAAGCACTTTTATGACCAAATGACACATAGTGTAGTCAAACTAATCATACGAAACAAAAACCGATTGATTAAGGAAATTGTACAGAGTAAAGAATTGATGGTGCTACTCGCCTATTCTACAACGAGAGATTTAGATGCAAAGGAAAAGAAGAAAGTAAAAAAACAGCTTTTGGACATTTGTAAAACCATTCCATCGCTAACCATATTTTTACTTCCTGGAGGAAGTTTACTTTTACCAATACTGATTAAGTTTATCCCAACAATGCTGCCATCGGCATTTAATGAGAATTTAGACGAAAACGAATAA
- the can gene encoding carbonate dehydratase, which translates to MRKFYEQLLENNKKWVETSLAKDPNYFADLAKGQSPPLLWIGCSDSRVPANEIVGAKPGEVFVHRNIANMVVHSDMNMLSVLDYAVNVLKIKHIIVCGHYGCGGVKAAMGHQSVGIIDNWLRHIKDEYRLHDKYLNSIENEEERFNAFVEINTKEQVYNLAKTSIVQNAWKNGQDLMLHGWVYGLNSGFVTDLDVNIASNDELDEVYQLDL; encoded by the coding sequence ATGAGAAAATTTTATGAGCAGTTATTAGAAAATAATAAAAAGTGGGTTGAAACTTCATTGGCAAAAGATCCTAATTATTTTGCTGATTTAGCAAAAGGACAATCACCGCCTTTATTATGGATTGGATGTTCTGATAGCCGTGTTCCTGCAAACGAAATTGTCGGTGCAAAACCGGGAGAAGTTTTCGTTCACCGTAACATTGCCAATATGGTTGTGCATTCTGATATGAACATGTTAAGTGTATTAGATTATGCTGTAAATGTTTTGAAAATTAAACATATTATTGTGTGCGGACATTATGGATGCGGAGGTGTAAAAGCTGCAATGGGACATCAGTCTGTTGGAATTATCGATAACTGGTTACGTCATATTAAAGATGAATACCGTCTGCACGATAAATATTTGAATTCTATTGAAAACGAAGAAGAGCGTTTTAATGCTTTTGTTGAAATTAATACTAAAGAGCAAGTTTACAACTTAGCAAAAACATCTATTGTACAAAATGCTTGGAAAAATGGCCAAGATTTAATGCTTCACGGATGGGTTTACGGATTAAATTCAGGTTTTGTAACCGATTTAGATGTAAACATCGCTTCGAATGATGAACTAGACGAAGTTTACCAATTAGATCTTTAA